The genomic window CACGCTGCGACGAGTTTCACAACGGCATCCTGTGGCACTCCACTCTCCAGCAACTTACATTCAAGTTCCCAGAGTCTAGCACTTCTGTCCTCCAGTAATACGTCATCCTCTGTAGCAAACAATAGCTCCAGAGTCTTTGTACCCAGCTTAGACAAGTAAGGTTTCACTAACTCAGGCAATAATGATGGCTCTGATTCGAGGATCTCCTCAGCGTCCAGCTCAGTTAATGAATCTACATCATCCACATCAGGCAGTGACTCAAACTTGGTAGGAGAAAAGTGACTCTCATCATACCACAGTAATTGTCCTTTGGGTGCTCCCTCATATTTGTAGTTTCTTAAACCAGGAACCCTCAATACCTGTGTAAGGTCCCATCCTCCAGGATCTGCCCCAATGAAATATGTAAGCTTTTTGTTGAGTTTCTCCCCAACGTCAGAGGGGACAGCTTCTTTTAGATTCCAGATAGCTGCGTACCTTCCTGGAGAACTCTCCCATGCCATACTTGGTCTTAAGTCCTTCGGCAGTTTTTCAGGCTTTACTTCATCGAGGTCAGCATATAAGCAGGTCAATTGTCTAATGTTGTTCTTGGTTGACCTAGACTTTTGAAATACAGAAGGACACCAATATAGGTCATACTTTTTAGTTACACTATCTTTAACCCAATTGATGATTCCTTCACTGTCTTGAGGCCATTGAAACATCTTCTCTTCCCATGTACCTGCATGATTCTTCGGTCCTTTAGGGCTCGAGGTACTTCTTAATTTACGAGGTAGTCTAACCCATCCTTTTTGATTACCCCACACTTTAAAGATGGTATTAACCCCACTCATGTATTATTGACCCCCTTGTTTTTAGCGATTCTAGGAGCATCAGGCCAATCCTTGGGGAGTTTATCCTTGGGGAACAGCCATTGCCACCCAACTTTGATAGCGGTTAACCTTTTTGTCTCCGCTGCATATCTTATCTGGGTGTAGGTTTTGTTATATAATGCCATCACTTCGTTTAGCGTGAGATACTCATCTTTATCTCCGAACAATTCATCACCTCCTTTCATATTTCTATAATTTATTCATTTATATTATATAACATCGTCAATGACCTTGTATACTTTTTATATAAAATTTTTATAAAATAGTTTACAAGAGGTATAACTCAATGATATAATTAAATTAATTAAATGAATGAAGTTAAAAATGATTAGGAGGAAAAGATTATGAGTAACAATGAAGAGTTGAAAGGTTTGAAGGACAGATTAAGGGAGAGGGCTGAAAGAACTATAGAACATGTAGAGAAGGTATCAGGTAGTCAATTGCTTGTTACTATCAAGGATTCTGAGGGGAAAATAGTGTTATCTGAATCTGTTAGTAATATGATATTATTGTATAAGGTTAAGGATGGCACAGGGTGCTTCCGTGACGGTAACAGTGTATTTATATTTGATATGCTGGAGAGTGCAATAGGGGACATAGTACAGTCGGATCCAAATATAGAGCATGCCCTTAGTCTTTACCGTAGTGCTAAGGCTGTCAACTCCTCGTTAGAGACGTTAGATACATTCATGTCTAAGAACGAATCAGAACATGACTGTGAACACTGTGAGGCCTACGATGAGTGTTTTCTACCTATGAGAAAGCCAAGACAGGAAAAGTAATGACTGGGGGGTCAGATGTATGAAACCTAAGTGGGCAATATCGATACGAACTCACGAAGTAACAAAGATGTTTATGTTAAGAGGAAAGGAAGGGCAGAGTAACTTAGACTTCTATAAAGAGGTTATTAAGTTGAAGGTACAAGAGTTGAGAGACAAGTTTACGGGGAATCGAGCAGGACCAGTTACGATAGATGTTATATCCCGACAGGTTGCATTTAAACCTCCGAAGGACAAGAAGATACCACGTAATCATTACTGGTGTCCTTACTGTATTAAACCTCGAATATTTGTACATAGAGAAAAAACTGGGAATGACCACTGCCCAATATGTGGCGTGTCGGACCAAGACTTTTATGTTAAAAAGTTTAATGGCATATTCAGGAGAGAATTTGAAGAATATGCAATGAGAGGAGCGAGGAAGTAATGAACAATAGTCCAGAGTACCAGGAGGCATTGGCTGAATATCATCAGGCCTTACAGAACTTTTCATACGCTGCACCTGAATTTCTAGATATAGCCATATTGTTATTATCAGCCGCAGAGATTAAATTAGACATGGCAGCTCATACTGATAGTAGAGGAAGGATTAGATATGAAATATAGGTTCAAACGTAAACCAAGGCCATATCAATTGGCAGCATTAAGAAAAGCTCTAGACCTGGACGGTGCCATAGCTCTCTGGTTTGACCCTGGGCTCGGTAAGACGAAGGTAGCAATTGATTTCATGGCTATTAAGAGAATGACTCAACAATTAGAAAGAGTACTCATCATATGTCCACTATCAGCTATGGGCATATGGGAGGATGAGATGATAAATGACATGCCCAATGGCATCAACTACACCGTGGTGACAGCCGTTGGCGCAGGGAAAGAAAAATTGAGACACATAGCCGAGGCCACAGGGGTGAAGAACTCCCTGTGTGCCTTAGTTATTAACTACGATTCACTGAGAAATGACAGCGTACACAAGGCTTTGAAAAAGTTTAAGCCCAGCCTGTTGATTGTGGATGAGATGCATTATTGTAAGAATCATACCACTAAGAGGTCAAAGGGTGTATATGCTATAAGGAAGTTAGTCCGTTGGGTTATCGGGTTGACGGGTACTCCTATCCCTAAGAACCCTTTAGATATATTTGGACAGTATAAGATACTCGATGAGAGTATATTCGGGACCAATTTTAAGAGGTTTAAAGATACTTATGCAATACCTCATTATATGTTCCCAAGCAAGATAATAGCATGGAAGAACTTAGATGATATGGCTAAAAAGATACACAGGATTGCTTGTAGAGTTAAGGACGAAGAAGCTAAACAATTACCTCAGCTCATAGAGCAGGATGTTCCTGTGTACTTTTCAGATAAATCTAAAAAGGTATACCGGCAGATGGCTGAGGAAATGATAGCAGAGTTGGAAAACCTGGAAGTTGTGACAGCAGCCATAGCAGCCGTGAAGGCAACTAAACTTCAACAGATCACCGGGGGGTTCTTGATGAGGACGGATACCTTTGAGGGACCAAACGGTGAACCTAAGAAGCAGCAAGTGGCCTTCCCTGTAGGAACAGAAAAACTTGACGTATTCATGGATCTTGTCACCCGATACATTGATGACCACAAAATATTAGTTGGATGCAGGTTCCTATGGGAGATATCTCAGATTGAAAGTCGATTAAAGAAAAGAGGTGTTAGGTATGTAACCGTAAAGGGTGGTATGGATGGGGATGCCAGAACAGAGGCCAGGAAACAATTTCAAAGGGACTCTCTGTGCAGGGTAATAATCTTTCAGGTTTCAGCCGCCACCGCTATGACGCTGACCGCTGGCGATATTGGCATCCTCTACTCCTGCACGAGGAAATGGGATGACTACTGGCAATGGTTGAAACGTATCCACAGAGATGGTCAGACTAAGCCAGTTTATATATTAAGACTTGTAGTGAAGGGCACTATCGACTATCAGGTACTTAAGGACCTGGAGACTAAACGTGACTTTACAACGGCTATGGTTGATAGGTCTAAGTATCGTGACATGTTGAGACCCAAATTTTAAGGAGGTAAGCTAAGATGCCTAAGATAGAGATTGATATGACAAACGTAGGGCGAGCTTCACAGAAAATGTGGGAACTCGTTTGGAACATTGAAGATGTGTTAGGAATATCATACTCTGGTCCCGATGATTTCAAGCGGGTCAGTGAGTGGATTGATGAACACAACGAGGAATACTACCACGAGCTGGGTAAGGGAGGTGTAGATGATGAGTAATCGCTTTGTTAAGACTATTCGTGAAAAGGTCAAATACCCGAATGAGGAAGGTGAATATGGGGCGTGGGATATCTTATCCTGTGAACAACGTAAGTTCTTAATCGAATGTGCCGATTATATAGAAGCTCTGGAGAGGGAGATAGACCGTATTAAAAGTCGTTGACAGAAATTCAACTTTGTCATATAATAAATATATGAAATAAATTAATTGAAGGGGGAGTTAAGATGCCGGGAGCAGTACAGGTAGCTGGAATAGCATTAATATTGCTACATACCATCGTCTTAGTTGGAGGATTAATTAGAAAGAGACCAGTAACTCGGTACGATATGCTAAGTTCAGCTACGGCTGTTACTTTACTATTCATCTTATTTTGAAAGGAGGTGAGAAAATGATTATAGTTACAGGAGCAGATAACACGGGTAAGTCCACACTGGTAGATCACATTGCAGACAAGTTTGGTATAATGAAGGTAGATAGGTATCACACGTTGCCACCTGTGGATTATGTGGACTGGTATCGCTGGGTTAAACAAGTATTAGACACCAGGACCCATAGTATTATAGACAGATTCTTCGTAGATGAGTTCGTTTATGGTCCACTGAAGAGAGGTAAAATCAGTCTACCTGAACCTAAACTGGGGCAACTAAAGTATATGTTCTACCGCCACAGACCGCTTATTATAGTCTGTGAGACTGACTTAGAGACTATTGAGAGTACATACGAGCAACGTGAACAGTACCCTAATCTCGATGAGATACCTCTAGTTATGGCTAAGTTCAGGGAGGTTATGGATAGTGAGCCATTCAGTGAATGCCCCGTGTGGTATCATAACTTTACTGAGCCCCATGCGGCTGAGATGACAGACAGGGTAGTTAACATTTATTTAAAATCGAGGAGGTAAGATGTATGAATGTAAATGACTTCAAGGCTCCAGAACAATTGCCGGAAGACACACTGATAGCAATATTTAAGCACCAGCACGACTTAGCGGGGAAGTATCTCGATATTGAGGAAGCCAATGGTTTACTCCAGACCAGAGATATACCTGTCAACATCCATGACAAACTTGGGCAGGCCCGTATCAAGGATGAGTTTTGGAGGGTTACTGAGGAGGTATGCGAAGCTCTCGAAGCTCTCGATGAGGAGGACCTCCCGCATTTTCACGAGGAGTTAGCGGATGCCATGCATTTCTTTGTAGAGGCCTGTGTTTTGTCTAACTTTATGGAGTTTGGTGTAGAGATACATAATGGCAACAAGGACACCTTGTACAACCTGTTCTGGGAGTCCCATGAGGTACAGCCACAGTTTGAGGAGCAGGTTAATCCTTTTTATATTCACCGTAAGGCTATGTGCTTTATTAAGGAATTAGGACTTGCAGCTAACTGCCTTAAGAACAAACCGTGGAAACAAAGCCATGTGCATACAGATGAGGCAAAATATCGTAACATAATGAGTAAGGCATTTCGTCGATTTATTGACCTCTGTAAGGCCTCTGGGTTCAGTTGGGATGGTCTCTACAATATGTACATGTGTAAATACGAAGTGAATAAATTCAGACAAAATTCTGGATATTAATTTTGGAGGCATAAATGTTTAGAATGAGGTGTAAAAACTTTGATGACGGGTATTTCAAATTAAATAACTACCTATTCTTCAATATAGGGTATGACATGGTAAGGGGTACAGTCACATCCCACAGCTTCCATGACGAACTCATATTTGAAACAGCTAGTTGTGGACTCAACATGCATGACATTAACTACACCATCAGCAAGTGGAAGATGCTAATTAATCTGTATCTTGACCCGAAGGAACTGGGGCTCATGTGTGCTAGGTTACTTCATTACAGAAACGGTAAGGGCCACAAAGATTATATCCCTGACATAGGTATGCAGTTTAAGAAACGTCGCAATGTGTCTGGGTCTTGTCTGATGTCTATGACAGTGGGATTCAACCCCACAGATGGCTGGCATTGTGAGGTATTTAGTAGGGCATCCGAGCTCACCATGAGGTGGTACGTGGACCTGATATTCGTACATGTACTACTACGTGAGATAGGCAAGGTAGTTGGCTTCACCGTAAACAATATTAAAGTATATTGGCATATGGTCAGCACCTATCAGTCTATTACCTCAATGCCTTGGTTTGTCATTATGGCGGGCAAGGAAGAGTGGCTCTGTTCAAACTTGGAGTTACTCAATAACCCCACATTAAGGACTCATGACTGGGAGTTGACTAAGTGGCAAGAGGCAACTGTCAAGCGGTTTGAGAAGACATATCTTAAGGGTGACTATCAGAACTTCAAAGTTCAACGTAGACCTATGGAAGCTTACCTCATGTTAAAGGGTGAGATGGAAAGAAAGGACCCTGTATGGACTAAGGATCTTACTCTACCTGACATAGACATCAACCAAGAGGTAGATTTTGCATCAGACCCTGAAAATGATTGCTTTGGGAAAGGAGGTTATAGATAATGGCTGAGAACACAACAGTACCACAGGAGGACATGGCTCAGGACCTACCCCCGTACATTCAAAGGGAAGATTGTACGGAGGAAATGGTTAACTCCCTGATTAAGTTGGGCTATACTCCGTGGCAAATAACTCCAAAGACTCAGGAGTTAAGGAAAGGACCTGTGCTGATTAGCATAGAGACTAAGTTAATATATCACTTCATAAGAAAGAGGGTAAAATAATTATGAGATTCTTCACTACATTTGGTCAAGCTATAAACGAGATAACGAGAGACCTTGCTGAGATGGGCTTAGAAGTTCATCCACAGACTATGCAGGATAAGTATGTAGGAGATGACCCTAACTACGCTACTAAGGAACTTCAGAACTATATGTACACAGTCTTCAATCCCTTGAATAGCTTGGGTGATCTGAATGTATCACAGCCGTGGGCAGACCTTGAGTTTGGGGAAAGAATAGCCCCTGTGGCAGTCAACCCCGGTGAAGCTTACAAGACAAGGATTGAGGTATGGAATGAGTTCCTGCATGATGGTAAGTTTGCCTATACTTATAATGAGAGACTCCGTAATCAATTATGGAAGTTCATACATGAGATTCAGGGGCACCCTGACAGCCGGCAGCTATATGTGTCTATATGGGACCCAAACACTGACCCAGACAAATTAGGTGGAGGAAGTAGAGTCCCATGTTCATTGGGCTATTTGTTCCAACTCCGTAATGGTAAGCTTAACATGACCTACATGATGAGGTCCTGTGATTTCATCACTCATCTCCACAACGATGCCTACCTAGCTACCAGACTTATGGACTATGTGGCATATCACGCAGGAGTTGAGCCTGGAGACTTTACTCATTTTATTGGGAGTCTGCATGTGTATAAAAAGGACGTGAAAGGAGTATTTTAAGATGGCTAAATATGTGAAAAAACCTGTTGAGATCGAGGCCTTTCAGTATGACGGTGACCTTAAGGACAGTCACGGCGTTCATTATGTTCCTGAATGGGCAGTTGAGGCTATCAGGAGGGGGACAATATATTATGGCTCTATCCCCCCGTATGGAGGACCACCCTGCGAGTTATTTATTAAGACCTTAGAAGGTCCACACCACGTGAGTGTAGGTGACTACATTATCAAGGGGATAAAGGGTGAGTTGTACCCATGTAAGCCAGACATATTCGAAGCAACCTATGAGGAGGTAAGCGAATGAGTAAAGTTTGGCCTATGGGCTGTAAAAAGATTGATACTGAGGACCAGCTCCAGAGAATCATACATGATGATAACTATATAGGCCAGAGAAAAATCAAGGGGGTTCGTGCAGTAATGCACGTCCTCCAAGACGGTTCTCTTAAGTTTACAACCAGAGGGGCTACGTTAGATGACCCGGAGACACCCATAGACATTACCCACAGGTTGAAACATCTGACCCGTCAGCGTTTTAAGTCACTAGCTGGACTAGTCTTAGATGCTGAAATGTGGGCCCCAGGGATGGATGACTCTGAGATAGCCGGGAAGCTGAATTATCGTTCAACTGTGGAAGTGCCTCGAGAGATTGAGCCATATTTCTTTGATGTTATTAATGTGAGCCGTTTAGACTTAGGTGATAAGCCGCTAGCATTTAGGCTTAAGCTCTTGGAGAAGTTAGGTGTCCTGTTTAAGAATGAAGACGTTATGACCTGGGCTAACTTTGTCCCACATGTGCAAGGAGCAGAAGACAAGGAGAGATACCTATATGAACTTTTGGAGAATGGCGAAGAAGGTATGGTATTCAAAAATCTGGGCTCTGGTTACATATTCACCGAAAAAAAGTGTAAAAAGGCGGGGTATTGGTATAAGTATAAACGGAAGGACACTGTTGATGCTGTTATTACCGGGGCCACACCTCCTGAACAATTTTACAGGGACACTAACACGGGAATTTATGACCTGGGTAGACATACAAAGGCTTGGGCGCTTGGGTGGTTTGGAAGTCTTAATTTTACGTTTACCAAAGGAGATAAGGAGTTTACGGGCTCATGCTCAGGAATGACAGATGAGATGAGAAAGAAACTCAGTGATGGTAACCACAGTGTTAAGCCAGAGTATGTGGGCAGAGTCATTGAGGTGGAGTTCTTTGAGAGAAATAAGTACGGCAACTGTGAGCACCCTCGTTTCCTCCGTTTACGTGAAGAGGTTGAAATTGAGGGTTGACATTAGTTCAATAATTTTATATAATTAATTCATAAAATAAAATCATTTAAGGAGGTAGTTCAAATGAGTAAGGTAGAGGTAAAATACAAAGAGGTAAAGAGACCAATTATTAGGGTGATAGCGAATGACAGTAATATAAAGGATAGAGCATTGGTGATACAGCCCTCACAGTCTATCAAGAATGCTTTGACTGTGTATGTGTCAGGAGTAAATAACTCTAGGGTTAGGATTAGCCGTAGTGATGTGCCCGAGTTGTTGAACGCTATCAGTCTTTTAAACCACAGTGGTGAGTTTAAAACAGATGATAGTTCTACCGAGGACCTGGTGGTCACCTTCAAGAGGGGCAATTATACTAACACCTTGAATTTAGGAGATTTCAAGAGACCTGTGACCATAAAGGAGTGGGGCGATTATCGGGACAAAGTTGAAAGAGTAATAGGACAGGTACTAAGACTGTCAGGTGATAACAATGAGTAGGATAAGTAGGGACGAGATGTTCATGCAGATAGCACAGATTGTAGCCCAA from Ignavibacteria bacterium includes these protein-coding regions:
- a CDS encoding helix-turn-helix domain-containing protein; protein product: MFGDKDEYLTLNEVMALYNKTYTQIRYAAETKRLTAIKVGWQWLFPKDKLPKDWPDAPRIAKNKGVNNT
- a CDS encoding DEAD/DEAH box helicase; the encoded protein is MKYRFKRKPRPYQLAALRKALDLDGAIALWFDPGLGKTKVAIDFMAIKRMTQQLERVLIICPLSAMGIWEDEMINDMPNGINYTVVTAVGAGKEKLRHIAEATGVKNSLCALVINYDSLRNDSVHKALKKFKPSLLIVDEMHYCKNHTTKRSKGVYAIRKLVRWVIGLTGTPIPKNPLDIFGQYKILDESIFGTNFKRFKDTYAIPHYMFPSKIIAWKNLDDMAKKIHRIACRVKDEEAKQLPQLIEQDVPVYFSDKSKKVYRQMAEEMIAELENLEVVTAAIAAVKATKLQQITGGFLMRTDTFEGPNGEPKKQQVAFPVGTEKLDVFMDLVTRYIDDHKILVGCRFLWEISQIESRLKKRGVRYVTVKGGMDGDARTEARKQFQRDSLCRVIIFQVSAATAMTLTAGDIGILYSCTRKWDDYWQWLKRIHRDGQTKPVYILRLVVKGTIDYQVLKDLETKRDFTTAMVDRSKYRDMLRPKF